A section of the Deltaproteobacteria bacterium genome encodes:
- a CDS encoding transposase family protein produces the protein MKCLTIVDDCTKKSPGLLAAYSITSGDMISFFQSLENLSRKVRCDNGPEMSSRELMDWAYKNSIAIEYIQPGKPIQNAFIESFNSRFRDECLNDAKKIEKWRRSYNEEPPHSSVGMKTPKAFEDEFNN, from the coding sequence TTGAAGTGCCTTACGATCGTCGACGATTGCACGAAGAAAAGTCCGGGTCTGCTTGCCGCGTACTCGATTACGAGCGGTGATATGATTTCGTTTTTCCAATCGCTCGAGAATCTTTCCAGAAAAGTTCGATGTGACAATGGCCCAGAAATGTCGTCGCGAGAATTAATGGACTGGGCTTACAAAAATAGTATTGCGATAGAATATATTCAGCCGGGCAAACCGATTCAGAATGCGTTCATTGAATCCTTCAATTCGCGCTTCCGGGACGAGTGCTTGAACGATGCAAAGAAGATCGAGAAGTGGCGACGGTCTTACAACGAAGAACCGCCGCACTCATCGGTCGGAATGAAAACACCAAAGGCTTTCGAAGATGAATTTAACAATTAA
- a CDS encoding HAD-IC family P-type ATPase, protein MARVISEKRWHSTEIKEVLSVLDSSASGLSLAEAEARLQKHGRNQLPEAKRRSYLSIFFGQFLSPLIYLLLLAALVAFVVGEGKDSVVILVVVIINALIGTFQEGRAEQSLEALRKLAKLQSRVIRNSIEQLIEASEIVPGDIVSLQAGDAVPADGRIIESTQLTTAEAALTGESLPVEKLVQTLLPDTPLADRRNMIYAGTYVHSGRCVAIVTATGFENEIGKIAKLASTAIQPKTQLELRIRKFGHYLIYAAVVLCLLVVFLGQLRGIPIAEIFMVAISQMVSLVPEGLPVAMTIALAVGVQRMAKRNTVVRRLSAVESLGSTTVICTDKTGTLTRNEMTVTNVYLPFQQRNVSVSGVGYAPNGSFIQNEKVHHLEGDAVLSRLIQACVLCNDAQLLPPSSQIAEWKILGDPTEGALLTLASKAGLDLLATRKKYPRLAEIPFDSNIKMMATQNQLEDESIVFIKGAPELLVDYCKSIYTDNGEAELTDEVRQQTRAAADRMADSALRVLAFACVRKIPLDTQSGIESFYKEAILIGLVGQIDPPRTEVSQAVRESQSAGIKTVMVTGDHKVTGMAIARALGISKDGDLALDGKEIEALSDSALESMIERVTVFARVHPAQKLRIVETFQRKGHVVAMTGDGVNDAPALVKADVGVSMGITGTEVAKEASKIVLTDDNFATIVAAVAEGRLVYQNIKKLVLYLFSTSISEVIILVLALIGGFPPPLAAVQILWINLVTEGTLTVNLVMEPAEGNEMRSAPIPSSQPLLDRSILSRMPLMVISITASTFGWFWFRTAQGADASIIQSETLSVLAVCCWFNVLNCRSATRSAFSWDLIRNPWLIGGLILGNVLHIAVIYWEPLSRLFHTVPIAPTQFFAIGAVASLVLWAEEIRKLILKQKQKEIKL, encoded by the coding sequence ATGGCAAGAGTGATAAGTGAGAAAAGATGGCATAGCACGGAGATCAAAGAAGTACTTTCAGTTCTCGATTCGAGCGCGAGCGGTCTGTCCCTGGCGGAGGCCGAAGCGCGACTTCAAAAGCATGGACGCAATCAGTTACCTGAAGCAAAACGACGTTCCTATTTAAGTATTTTTTTCGGACAATTTTTAAGCCCACTCATTTATCTCTTGTTGCTAGCAGCCTTGGTCGCATTTGTTGTTGGTGAGGGTAAAGACTCTGTCGTCATTTTGGTCGTCGTTATAATCAACGCTTTAATTGGGACTTTTCAAGAAGGACGAGCAGAGCAGTCTCTAGAAGCGTTGCGAAAACTCGCAAAATTGCAGTCGAGAGTCATTCGCAACAGCATTGAGCAGCTCATCGAAGCCAGTGAGATTGTTCCAGGTGATATCGTTTCCCTTCAAGCTGGGGATGCAGTACCGGCAGATGGACGTATCATTGAATCAACACAGCTAACCACGGCGGAAGCTGCTTTAACTGGCGAATCGCTCCCAGTTGAAAAGTTAGTTCAGACCCTGTTGCCGGATACCCCTTTGGCGGATCGCCGAAATATGATCTATGCAGGAACTTATGTCCACTCTGGTCGGTGTGTTGCGATCGTAACAGCAACTGGTTTTGAAAATGAAATTGGCAAAATTGCTAAGCTCGCATCCACGGCCATTCAGCCCAAAACCCAACTGGAATTAAGGATTCGAAAGTTTGGTCATTATCTAATTTATGCAGCAGTTGTTTTGTGTCTGCTTGTTGTCTTTCTGGGACAGCTGCGCGGAATCCCGATCGCTGAAATTTTCATGGTGGCCATTAGCCAAATGGTCTCGCTTGTTCCCGAAGGATTGCCTGTGGCCATGACAATTGCTCTGGCTGTAGGTGTGCAGCGAATGGCCAAACGAAACACTGTCGTCAGAAGGCTATCGGCGGTAGAGTCGTTGGGTTCAACGACTGTTATCTGTACAGACAAGACTGGAACGCTGACCCGAAATGAAATGACGGTGACAAATGTTTACCTGCCATTTCAACAAAGAAATGTTTCTGTCAGCGGTGTGGGCTATGCACCAAATGGTTCGTTTATTCAAAATGAAAAGGTACATCATTTAGAGGGCGACGCTGTATTGTCTCGATTGATTCAAGCCTGTGTACTTTGTAACGACGCCCAGTTGTTGCCGCCTTCTTCGCAGATTGCGGAATGGAAAATTCTTGGGGATCCAACAGAAGGGGCCCTTTTAACTCTTGCAAGTAAGGCTGGGCTAGATTTGCTAGCGACTCGCAAAAAGTATCCGCGTTTGGCAGAAATCCCTTTTGACTCAAATATTAAAATGATGGCGACACAGAATCAACTCGAGGATGAAAGCATCGTTTTCATCAAAGGTGCACCTGAACTGCTTGTTGATTATTGTAAGTCCATTTATACCGACAATGGTGAAGCAGAATTAACAGATGAAGTCCGTCAACAAACACGGGCGGCTGCAGATCGAATGGCAGATTCAGCTTTGCGGGTGTTGGCCTTTGCCTGTGTTCGAAAGATCCCGCTTGATACACAGTCGGGCATTGAATCATTTTATAAAGAAGCCATTTTAATTGGGCTTGTGGGACAAATTGATCCACCTCGAACTGAAGTTTCGCAGGCTGTGCGTGAAAGCCAAAGTGCGGGCATTAAAACAGTCATGGTTACTGGGGATCACAAGGTCACCGGGATGGCGATAGCAAGAGCTTTAGGGATTAGCAAAGACGGCGATCTGGCGCTGGATGGTAAAGAAATAGAAGCTCTTTCGGATTCAGCCCTTGAGAGCATGATTGAGCGAGTGACTGTTTTTGCTCGAGTTCATCCGGCTCAAAAACTTAGAATTGTAGAGACCTTTCAGCGAAAAGGTCATGTGGTCGCAATGACGGGAGATGGGGTCAACGATGCTCCAGCATTGGTAAAGGCTGATGTCGGTGTTTCTATGGGAATCACTGGAACGGAAGTAGCGAAAGAGGCATCAAAAATTGTTCTTACTGACGATAATTTTGCAACAATAGTAGCAGCAGTTGCTGAAGGTCGATTAGTTTATCAGAACATTAAGAAGTTAGTGCTTTATCTTTTTAGCACGTCGATTTCAGAAGTCATCATTCTGGTACTTGCACTGATAGGCGGATTCCCGCCACCACTTGCTGCTGTTCAGATTCTTTGGATTAACCTTGTGACTGAGGGGACGTTAACCGTGAATCTAGTTATGGAACCCGCCGAGGGAAACGAAATGAGGTCGGCACCGATTCCGTCAAGCCAGCCGCTTTTAGATCGATCGATTCTGTCACGTATGCCGTTGATGGTCATTTCGATAACTGCTTCAACATTTGGCTGGTTTTGGTTTCGTACTGCACAGGGTGCAGATGCCTCAATTATCCAATCAGAAACGCTTTCCGTTCTGGCTGTGTGTTGTTGGTTTAATGTACTCAATTGTCGATCTGCAACGCGCTCCGCTTTTTCGTGGGACCTCATTAGGAATCCATGGCTCATTGGCGGACTAATACTGGGTAACGTGCTTCACATTGCCGTCATCTATTGGGAACCTCTGAGTAGATTATTCCATACGGTACCAATAGCGCCGACACAGTTTTTCGCAATTGGCGCTGTTGCAAGTCTCGTTCTTTGGGCTGAAGAAATTCGAAAATTAATTTTAAAACAAAAACAGAAGGAGATTAAATTATGA
- a CDS encoding helix-turn-helix transcriptional regulator has translation MAVDKELLKGTTSTLVLQLLARKKMYGYEIIKDLEILSGGLFEFKEGTLYPLLHNLEESGFVSSEWVGEAGTRQRKYYFITKDGRAQLREKKEAWLEFSRTVEKIFLGKEA, from the coding sequence ATGGCGGTAGATAAGGAACTTCTTAAAGGTACAACTTCGACGCTGGTGCTGCAGCTTCTGGCGAGAAAGAAAATGTACGGTTATGAAATCATAAAGGACCTGGAAATTCTCTCAGGCGGTCTTTTTGAGTTTAAGGAAGGGACGCTCTACCCGCTGCTGCATAATTTGGAAGAGAGTGGGTTTGTAAGCTCGGAATGGGTAGGCGAAGCAGGCACTCGTCAGAGGAAATACTACTTCATTACAAAAGATGGTCGCGCTCAGTTGAGAGAAAAAAAGGAAGCCTGGCTAGAGTTTAGTCGGACGGTTGAAAAAATATTTTTAGGCAAGGAGGCGTAA
- a CDS encoding Fic family protein gives MAKYPHLTKHQIPSEIKYSDRLVNLLMRIAQTKPYIEEYLGKPLEVQLLRQAKILAITYSNQIEGNRLEERGVTEALEGSKSKTSDRDIIEVRNYSDALEYVETLAGDKRKLKIRDMCDIQKLVTKDLLEEKKQWGDIRTIKVGIVDAHSGKKIDDVPEPHFLKELLGDLWNWLDDHQDIDPFVRSFAFHYLAVAIHPFADGNGRTMRLMQHLLLLKRGEEIARFVPSETAIMATRGRYYSSIRQCKALGSLNPILEYLAECFAIAAENVIQDSKRLVKQSLDRKPEARREKIITLSRQKKEFGIQDVVNVLPEVPLRTLRRDLDSLVTEKKLKVNGANKNRTYSK, from the coding sequence ATGGCAAAATATCCGCACCTTACAAAACATCAAATCCCCTCGGAAATTAAATATTCCGACAGGCTTGTAAATCTGCTGATGAGAATTGCTCAAACAAAGCCTTACATTGAAGAGTACTTAGGAAAACCGCTTGAGGTTCAGCTCTTACGGCAAGCCAAAATTCTAGCTATCACGTACTCAAATCAAATTGAGGGGAATAGACTTGAAGAGCGTGGAGTAACAGAGGCTTTGGAGGGAAGTAAATCTAAGACCAGCGATAGAGATATCATCGAAGTTCGCAACTATAGTGATGCGCTTGAATACGTTGAAACCTTAGCTGGCGACAAAAGAAAGCTGAAAATTCGTGATATGTGCGACATCCAAAAATTGGTTACAAAAGATCTTTTGGAAGAAAAGAAACAGTGGGGTGATATTCGCACGATCAAAGTTGGTATTGTGGATGCGCATTCCGGGAAGAAGATTGACGATGTTCCAGAGCCTCATTTTTTAAAAGAGCTATTAGGAGATTTGTGGAATTGGCTTGATGATCATCAGGACATCGACCCATTTGTGAGGTCTTTTGCTTTTCATTATCTAGCCGTCGCAATTCATCCATTTGCAGATGGAAACGGTAGAACGATGCGACTGATGCAGCATCTGTTGCTTCTTAAAAGAGGAGAAGAGATCGCGCGATTTGTTCCCAGTGAAACGGCGATCATGGCGACGAGGGGTCGATACTACTCTTCCATTCGTCAGTGTAAGGCCTTGGGAAGTCTCAATCCTATATTGGAATATTTGGCGGAGTGTTTTGCTATAGCGGCCGAAAATGTCATTCAAGATAGCAAGAGGCTTGTTAAGCAAAGTTTGGATAGAAAACCAGAGGCCCGGCGAGAGAAGATTATAACTTTAAGTCGACAGAAAAAGGAGTTTGGTATTCAGGATGTGGTCAATGTATTGCCGGAGGTTCCGTTGCGAACTTTACGGCGCGATCTAGATTCTTTGGTTACTGAAAAAAAGCTGAAGGTAAATGGTGCTAATAAGAACCGAACTTATTCTAAGTAA
- a CDS encoding transposase yields the protein MKKKSTEEQIIRLLSRQKNGEKVLDLGREFGITPATIYTWKKKKFSNMTVNETASGA from the coding sequence ATGAAGAAAAAGTCCACGGAAGAACAGATCATCAGACTTTTGAGCAGACAGAAAAACGGCGAGAAGGTTTTAGACCTCGGCCGAGAATTCGGCATCACTCCCGCCACGATCTACACGTGGAAAAAAAAGAAATTTTCCAACATGACGGTGAACGAAACGGCTTCGGGAGCTTGA
- a CDS encoding type II toxin-antitoxin system RelE/ParE family toxin, which produces MKKTKQVYQGEFFSIEFFIASDGSAPAEEWLDSQPMKMQQKLAALFKMLGDVGKMYNEQKFKHLTGTDQLFEFKADQGRVLCFFFVGKRVILTHGF; this is translated from the coding sequence ATGAAGAAAACTAAGCAGGTCTATCAGGGCGAATTCTTTAGCATCGAGTTTTTCATCGCGAGCGATGGCTCTGCGCCAGCTGAGGAGTGGCTCGATTCTCAACCTATGAAAATGCAGCAGAAGCTCGCGGCGCTTTTCAAAATGTTGGGCGATGTCGGCAAAATGTATAACGAGCAGAAGTTCAAGCATTTGACCGGAACGGACCAGCTTTTCGAATTCAAAGCGGATCAGGGTCGTGTTCTTTGTTTCTTCTTCGTTGGAAAGCGCGTGATTTTAACTCACGGTTTTTAA
- a CDS encoding transposase, whose protein sequence is MPKKRYTTEEIIQHLRTAEIEQSKGLSQEEVARKVGVTKVTLARWKNEYGSLKIDQARRLKDLEAENNRLKKIVADLSIDNSILKEVAKGNF, encoded by the coding sequence ATGCCCAAGAAACGGTACACGACAGAAGAAATCATTCAGCATTTGCGCACAGCGGAGATCGAGCAATCCAAAGGCTTGAGCCAAGAAGAAGTTGCGAGAAAAGTCGGCGTGACAAAAGTGACTCTCGCTCGCTGGAAGAACGAATACGGCAGCTTGAAGATCGATCAAGCCAGACGTTTGAAGGATCTCGAAGCCGAAAACAACCGTCTCAAAAAAATCGTCGCCGACCTATCAATTGATAACTCGATTCTGAAAGAAGTAGCCAAGGGAAACTTCTAA
- a CDS encoding FtsW/RodA/SpoVE family cell cycle protein, translating into MKNHKDHQLGEYLKTVTDEMTFSEAREGARRELRSHIEEHVETALSYGVPENEATKEALRRMGNARDLGISLNKIHQPKFDFILPLLAILLSAVGIWNLSGSRWVGLQTIWIAIGAIMVGVIYFLPVKSFKNLTASLYGVAILGLVLSYFSGVAEDGQPYLSIAGLNIKMVDLAGALFALGFPVLDSRIKLSQTFSKNWLSVWRLGLFFMPMIYFSYNGFVWPGLLFLVSGLCYLGMSGISTLSFIGAGVVGSGMLATRLAESVVSIQDLNRAIVANSHTDFALRSMQEAMYAESVAASLLVVMVMYGIRVSFSIKDFNLRALALVGISLTTVQIFTSVLANLGLLPMISPGINIPFISYGGSGVIANFLIVGVLVGCLKRKSLSAVV; encoded by the coding sequence ATGAAAAACCATAAGGATCATCAACTAGGTGAGTATTTAAAAACTGTAACGGATGAAATGACATTCAGTGAAGCGCGAGAAGGGGCTCGAAGAGAACTTCGTTCTCATATTGAAGAGCATGTTGAGACTGCTTTGTCTTACGGGGTTCCTGAAAACGAAGCAACGAAAGAGGCTTTGAGAAGAATGGGAAACGCGAGGGATTTGGGTATTTCACTTAATAAAATTCATCAACCAAAGTTTGATTTTATTTTGCCTCTACTTGCAATTTTGCTATCGGCTGTTGGTATCTGGAATTTATCAGGCTCGCGTTGGGTTGGTTTGCAGACAATTTGGATCGCGATCGGCGCAATCATGGTGGGCGTAATTTATTTTTTACCTGTTAAGAGCTTTAAGAATTTAACAGCATCGTTGTATGGCGTGGCAATTCTTGGATTGGTCTTGTCCTATTTCTCTGGTGTTGCTGAAGATGGGCAGCCCTATTTGTCTATTGCAGGTTTGAATATTAAAATGGTGGATCTTGCCGGTGCTTTGTTCGCACTGGGGTTTCCGGTTCTCGATTCGAGAATTAAGTTATCGCAGACTTTTTCGAAGAACTGGCTGAGCGTTTGGCGGCTCGGATTATTTTTTATGCCGATGATTTATTTTTCGTACAACGGGTTTGTCTGGCCGGGACTCTTGTTTTTAGTTTCGGGGCTTTGCTATTTGGGAATGTCGGGAATTTCAACATTAAGTTTTATCGGCGCAGGTGTTGTCGGGAGTGGAATGTTAGCAACGCGTCTGGCAGAGAGCGTTGTGTCGATCCAAGATTTAAATCGTGCCATCGTTGCAAACTCCCACACCGATTTTGCTCTGAGGTCTATGCAAGAGGCGATGTATGCTGAATCGGTTGCGGCTTCGTTACTAGTTGTAATGGTGATGTATGGGATCAGAGTCTCGTTCTCGATTAAAGATTTTAACTTACGTGCACTCGCATTGGTTGGAATCAGTTTGACGACTGTACAGATTTTTACGAGCGTTCTTGCGAATCTCGGCCTGTTACCAATGATTTCCCCGGGTATCAATATTCCTTTCATCAGCTATGGCGGATCTGGAGTTATCGCGAATTTTTTGATTGTTGGAGTTTTGGTTGGTTGCTTGAAACGCAAATCTTTAAGTGCAGTCGTCTAG
- a CDS encoding IS3 family transposase yields MCLKAKYSASVRHIVNVLGLNRSTMTYKPHKSRDEDLERRIKELSTKHRRFGLPRLHFLLRREGLVVSIHRTERVYQKLCLQIKNRRRVKQMAVKRVPHNKATTPNEI; encoded by the coding sequence GTGTGTTTGAAAGCCAAATATTCGGCGAGCGTTCGCCACATTGTGAATGTCTTGGGCCTGAATCGATCAACGATGACGTACAAGCCGCACAAATCTCGAGACGAGGATCTTGAGCGGCGAATAAAAGAACTCTCAACGAAGCACCGACGTTTCGGTTTGCCGCGCCTCCATTTTTTACTTCGCCGCGAAGGTCTCGTTGTGAGTATACATCGAACCGAGCGAGTCTACCAAAAGCTCTGCTTGCAGATTAAAAACCGAAGGCGCGTGAAGCAGATGGCTGTGAAAAGGGTTCCGCACAACAAGGCGACGACGCCGAACGAAATTTAG
- a CDS encoding nucleotidyl transferase AbiEii/AbiGii toxin family protein, translating to MTLPRSLVPVSPGSDVLRSAVYPLSSTIALKYRFQSEEPPQVPMRLKIEINNGEHFTVLRHKKTEFEMQSTWFTGSCDILTFEIEEILGTKLRALYQRKKGRDPYDMSMAYQHFKDLDDQKMIACFQKYMEHGGSTVSRAEYEANLHAKLGDNAFLEDIQPLLRPGTAKFDIQAAGELLKQRTLTLLPGDPWKGIQTNDKKPKIST from the coding sequence ATGACCTTACCTAGGAGTTTAGTACCCGTCAGTCCTGGCTCAGATGTACTTCGGTCTGCTGTATACCCACTAAGTTCGACGATCGCACTGAAATACCGATTTCAAAGCGAAGAACCACCACAAGTTCCGATGCGACTAAAGATCGAGATCAACAATGGAGAGCACTTCACCGTGCTCAGACACAAAAAGACTGAATTTGAGATGCAAAGCACCTGGTTTACTGGAAGCTGCGACATCCTGACTTTTGAGATTGAAGAAATTCTGGGAACGAAGCTTCGCGCACTTTACCAGAGAAAAAAGGGACGCGACCCCTATGACATGAGCATGGCCTATCAACACTTTAAGGACTTGGACGACCAAAAGATGATCGCCTGCTTCCAGAAATATATGGAACACGGCGGCAGCACCGTTTCGCGCGCAGAATACGAAGCCAACCTACACGCAAAGCTAGGCGACAACGCCTTTCTCGAAGATATTCAGCCGCTGCTCAGACCAGGCACCGCGAAGTTTGACATTCAGGCTGCGGGCGAACTCCTCAAACAGCGAACACTGACTCTGCTTCCGGGCGATCCTTGGAAGGGTATCCAAACGAATGATAAGAAACCTAAAATTTCTACTTAA
- a CDS encoding site-specific integrase, producing MRNETHTFIAPHSGFVSVVFDTRSIGQTWRIERRINRCRCNLRWEQRKRWFNSEREAKKAEFELMMELEGHKSKVTWKQWIGHVLEKYRVEYRTSTYFNYKHCLNNWLNPIWNDKFVDDIKLSDVHAAVFETAEETSSYTKRGLLKIVKRVFNIAIEEGLIVRNPAVGIRVRCAEANQGVLNRNEIGILLLQAKKTDHRFFPHWTLALLTGMRSGELYSLRWTDVDLVTGKINISKAWTRYNGQGPTKTAKNRIYPVSTECRKFLEELKLKYSKDSEFVLPRLWEWNQGDQAKILKNFCEEIGITPVKLHDLRATFITQMLNNGVPLSKVMAIVGHSFLKTTQGYLRLSGKDVEGATESLNIAVPVLEERLDNVFELRKR from the coding sequence ATGCGAAATGAAACGCATACTTTTATTGCGCCCCATAGTGGTTTTGTCAGTGTCGTGTTCGACACTCGATCAATCGGTCAGACTTGGCGCATTGAGCGGCGCATTAACCGGTGCCGCTGCAACTTACGCTGGGAACAGCGCAAGCGTTGGTTTAATAGCGAACGCGAAGCAAAGAAGGCCGAGTTCGAACTCATGATGGAGCTCGAAGGCCACAAATCAAAAGTGACCTGGAAGCAATGGATTGGCCACGTACTTGAAAAGTACCGGGTCGAATACAGAACTTCGACCTACTTCAATTACAAGCACTGCTTGAACAATTGGTTAAATCCCATCTGGAATGACAAGTTTGTGGATGATATTAAGCTGAGCGATGTTCACGCGGCCGTGTTTGAAACTGCCGAAGAGACTTCGAGCTACACCAAGCGCGGACTATTAAAGATCGTAAAACGCGTCTTTAACATCGCAATCGAAGAAGGTCTGATCGTCCGCAATCCGGCGGTTGGAATTAGAGTGAGATGTGCCGAAGCCAATCAAGGAGTTCTCAATAGAAATGAAATTGGGATTCTGCTTCTACAGGCCAAGAAAACTGATCACAGATTCTTTCCCCATTGGACGCTCGCACTACTCACCGGAATGCGTTCAGGCGAACTGTATAGTCTCAGGTGGACCGATGTTGATCTCGTCACAGGAAAGATCAATATCAGCAAAGCCTGGACAAGGTACAACGGTCAAGGGCCAACAAAGACCGCGAAGAATCGGATTTATCCCGTATCAACTGAATGTCGAAAGTTTCTTGAGGAGTTGAAATTGAAATATTCGAAGGACTCGGAGTTCGTGCTCCCCAGGTTGTGGGAGTGGAACCAAGGAGATCAGGCGAAGATTTTAAAGAACTTCTGCGAGGAAATCGGCATTACACCAGTAAAGCTCCACGACCTCCGAGCTACGTTCATTACGCAAATGCTCAATAACGGAGTTCCACTTTCTAAAGTGATGGCCATTGTGGGCCACTCGTTTTTAAAGACCACCCAAGGCTATTTGCGGCTTTCGGGAAAGGATGTTGAAGGTGCGACTGAGAGCCTCAATATAGCAGTTCCAGTGCTTGAGGAGAGGCTTGATAACGTGTTTGAGCTACGGAAACGGTAG
- a CDS encoding CBS domain-containing protein yields MFNFAVAGSLERYQPIQREPSVRPVDQVSPADQTGSIWAGTEGEKFELPEQGRQASTTRFVPARGYSSDASARKPLQRKRAWIVADLMTKSVQTLRGDDTVSMAKSFLEGTGFRHIPIVNVFKRIDGLISDRDLLRTSKDQIDERSVPISAIMTKRMLTCFPETPLRLAAHTMLEEGFSSLPVVDLDGFLLGILTTGDILKAIVNEAPLEIWA; encoded by the coding sequence ATGTTCAATTTTGCTGTGGCCGGATCTCTCGAGCGGTATCAACCCATTCAGCGTGAGCCTTCGGTTCGCCCTGTCGATCAGGTAAGCCCCGCGGACCAAACCGGTAGTATATGGGCTGGTACTGAAGGCGAAAAATTTGAACTTCCAGAGCAGGGCCGTCAGGCCTCAACCACGAGGTTTGTACCGGCGAGGGGTTACAGCTCGGATGCATCCGCAAGGAAGCCCCTTCAGAGAAAACGTGCCTGGATCGTTGCGGACCTAATGACGAAGTCTGTCCAGACCTTGCGTGGGGACGATACTGTTTCAATGGCAAAGAGCTTTCTCGAGGGAACCGGCTTTCGACATATTCCCATCGTAAATGTGTTCAAGCGAATCGACGGATTGATCTCGGACCGGGATCTTTTGCGCACAAGCAAAGATCAAATAGATGAGCGCTCTGTGCCGATCTCCGCCATCATGACAAAGCGAATGCTAACGTGCTTTCCGGAAACCCCGCTTCGCTTAGCCGCGCACACAATGCTTGAAGAAGGTTTTTCGTCTCTGCCAGTGGTAGATCTCGATGGTTTCCTGCTTGGAATCCTTACTACCGGTGATATCTTGAAAGCCATAGTCAATGAGGCACCTTTAGAAATCTGGGCCTAG
- the ppk2 gene encoding polyphosphate kinase 2, with the protein MVEAKRRTAKKRTQKFKATDIISIKDAPQMGEASLKKFAVHEAVESAEGKESSFMDSYFTQYQTRDLQRLFKRVIKMREDREQLQGFDPDAELAENWRKGGYPYKNRMQRRTYEKQKFLLQVEMLKLQAWVKETGQRVVILFEGRDAAGKGGTIKRLMEHLNPRGARVVALEKPTQQERGQWYFQRYVEHLPTNGEIVMFDRSWYNRSGVEHVMGFCDENEYQLFLKQAPEFERMLISNGVHLIKFWFSVSRDEQKRRFKEREQHPLKQWKLSPVDMASLDKWDDYTQAKEKMFFHTDTAESPWIVIKSDCKKRARLSAMKCVLERFNYSNREDKSISSLDRLIVGRAHTIYEKGENPGI; encoded by the coding sequence ATGGTTGAAGCTAAACGGCGTACTGCAAAAAAACGAACACAAAAATTTAAAGCGACAGACATCATCTCAATCAAGGATGCACCACAAATGGGTGAGGCTTCTTTGAAAAAGTTTGCAGTTCATGAAGCCGTAGAGTCGGCCGAAGGCAAGGAATCATCTTTTATGGATTCCTATTTTACTCAGTATCAGACGCGCGATCTTCAGCGGTTGTTTAAGCGTGTTATCAAAATGCGAGAAGATCGTGAACAGCTTCAGGGTTTTGATCCTGATGCAGAGCTTGCGGAAAATTGGCGTAAGGGTGGATACCCTTATAAAAACCGAATGCAGCGTCGAACTTATGAGAAACAGAAGTTTTTGTTGCAGGTTGAAATGTTAAAGCTGCAGGCATGGGTGAAAGAGACAGGCCAAAGAGTTGTGATTTTATTTGAGGGACGCGATGCCGCCGGTAAAGGGGGTACGATTAAGCGTCTTATGGAGCATCTCAATCCGCGCGGTGCGCGAGTTGTCGCCCTCGAGAAACCCACGCAGCAAGAGCGTGGCCAGTGGTATTTTCAACGGTATGTCGAGCACCTGCCTACGAATGGTGAAATCGTGATGTTCGACCGCTCTTGGTACAATCGTTCCGGCGTCGAACATGTTATGGGTTTTTGTGATGAAAACGAATATCAGTTGTTTTTGAAGCAGGCCCCTGAGTTTGAACGAATGCTGATCAGCAACGGGGTTCATCTCATTAAGTTTTGGTTTTCCGTGAGTCGGGACGAACAGAAGCGACGTTTCAAGGAGCGGGAACAGCACCCGCTGAAGCAATGGAAACTGAGCCCTGTGGATATGGCCTCACTTGATAAGTGGGATGATTACACTCAGGCCAAAGAAAAGATGTTTTTTCATACCGACACCGCGGAGTCTCCGTGGATTGTGATTAAGTCAGATTGTAAAAAGCGTGCTCGCCTGAGCGCTATGAAATGTGTTTTAGAGCGATTCAATTACTCGAATCGTGAAGATAAAAGTATCAGCTCGCTCGACCGCTTGATTGTCGGCCGAGCCCACACGATCTATGAAAAAGGCGAAAATCCAGGAATTTAG